A part of Lacerta agilis isolate rLacAgi1 chromosome 7, rLacAgi1.pri, whole genome shotgun sequence genomic DNA contains:
- the GPLD1 gene encoding phosphatidylinositol-glycan-specific phospholipase D isoform X2, which translates to MEAFKIWSVLAVLCSFCRKGTPCGLSTHIEIAHRALEFFSSPEGNVDYRKLILTHQDAYQAGSLYPDAFYSGICRNGLFHQVSEDTHWSPFLNTSIHYIRKNYPQPWGEATEKLVAFLFGIASHMVADVSWHSLGIEQGFLHAMAAIDFYGSYSDAHAAGDFGGDVLSQFELDFSYLEPSWYVPVKDLLSIYQELYGLKVITEDTIVDCTYLQFLELFGEMITVAKLYPIYARKSSFLVNKFHEYFLGGVDDMAFSSNNIFQLTSQMLENGTSGCFVPENPLYIRCKDEQTNAVIIKQSKTEHYGQTTSSVAKSVGKNISYTERGVYFDVPPWTANYLQLSNSATAKGLRRVLSVTAQGSPNHVTKPSASYFLKTPYARLGWALISADINQDGYDDLVAGAPGYSRLGHIQIGRVYIVYGNESGLPHANLDLDQEADFILEGNKPSARFGSAVAVLDFNEDGVIDLAVGAPSVGSQELSYRGSVYVFFGNEGQGFRSLPNVTIACQEIYCNLGWSLLAADLDGDGDNDLVVGSPYAAAGGKQRGFVASFYSFFNRSSQDQLFLSDADWIVKGEKDYAWFGSSLSSVQLQNTTLLLIGSPSWKSCRSSLSCYVLRDTKLTVGKVYGYIPPSMQSWFTLTGDREMGRLGSSLATGFLSVEGIPRQVLVVGAPSQDSRSRIAFISSVLHQAGTALMYDLTDPAKPFLLSTFSGDRRFSRFGGNVHLCDLNNDGLDEIIVTSPLRAKDIIAGLFGGEAARVYIFSGNQTTSGHVTENCKSWTSPCPEDWAQYVILSPEEKSRFGSAVITVKSGQKTEVVVAAERSSLEARLSGRLFLYTF; encoded by the exons ATGGAAGCTTTCAAGATCTGGTCTGTTCTAGCTGTACTTTGCAGTTTTTGCCGTAAAGGTACACCATGTGGCTTGTCAACACATATTGAAATAG CTCACAGAGCTCTGGAATTTTTCAgcagcccagaaggaaatgttgaCTATCGCAAG TTGATACTAACCCACCAAGATGCCTATCAAGCTGGAAGCCTGTATCCTGATGCCTTTTATTCTGGTATCTGCAGGAATG GGCTGTTCCATCAAGTATCTGAAGACACTCACTGGTCACCTTTTCTCAATACCAGTATCCATTACATCAGAAAGAACTATCCTCAGCCCTGGGGAGAG GCCACAGAGAAACTGGTGGCTTTCCTCTTTGGAATCGCTTCTCATATGGTGGCAGACGTGAGCTGGCATAGCTTGGGAATTGAACAAGGATTTTTACATGCCATGGCAGCT ATTGATTTTTATGGCTCATATTCAGATGCTCATGCTGCTGGTGATTTTG GAGGAGACGTGCTGAGCCAGTTTGAGCTTGATTTTAGTTATTTGGAACCAAGCTG GTATGTGCCAGTCAAAGATTTACTGTCAATCTACCAGGAACTTTATGGGCTGAAAGTAATAACTGAAGACACGATTGTTGACTGCACGTACCTGCAGTTTCTTGAACT GTTTGGTGAAATGATCACTGTCGCCAAG CTTTACCCCATCTATGCCAGGAAGTCCTCGTTTTTGGTGAACAAATTCCACGAATATTTTCTCGGTGGTGTGGATGATATGGCATTCTCATCAAATAACATTTTCCAGCTAACAAGTCAAATGTTAGAGAATGGAACAAG TGGCTGCTTTGTTCCTGAGAATCCTTTGTATATACGGTGTAAAGATGAACAAACAAATGCTGTCAT AATCAAACAGTCCAAAACTGAGCACTACGGACAAACGACTTCTTCAGTGGCCAAATCAGTTGGAAAAAATATCAGCTACACAGAGCGAGGAGTTTATTTTGACGTGCCACCTTGGACAGCA AATTATCTTCAGTTGAGCAATAGTGCCACTGCAAAAGGTTTGAGGAGAGTGTTGTCAGTCACGGCACAAGGATCACCTAACCATGTCACCAAACCCAGTGCTTCATATTTTCTGAAAACTCCATATGCTAGACTTGGGTG GGCGTTGATTTCTGCTGACATAAACCAGGATGGCTACGATGACCTGGTAGCAGGAGCGCCCGGATACAGCCGGCTGGGACACATTCAGATAGGCCGTGTATATATTGTTTATGGTAACGAATCAGGTTTGCCTCATGCAAACTTGGACCTAGACCAGGAAGCAGATTTCATTCTGGAGGGGAATAAG CCGTCAGCAAGGTTTGGTTCTGCTGTAGCAGTTCTAGATTTCAACGAGGATGGTGTGATTGATCTAGCAGTGGGAGCCCCGTCTGTAGGATCACAGGAACTCAGTTACAGG GGCTCTGTATATGTATTTTTTGGCAATGAAGGACAAGGTTTCCGCAGCCTACCAAATGTCACCATAGCTTGTCAA GAAATATACTGTAACCTTGGCTGGTCACTGCTGGCAGCTGACCTTGATGGCGATGGAGACAATGATCTCGTAGTTGGTTCTCCTTACGCAGCTGCTGGTGGTAAACAAAGAGGATTTGTGGCTtcgttttattcatttttcaatAGAAGCAGCCAag ACCAGCTGTTCCTGTCAGATGCGGACTGGATAGTAAAAGGAGAAAAGGATTATGCATGGTTTGGATCATCACTCAGCAGCGTCCAACTTCAAAATACAACCTTGCTGCTTATCGGCAGTCCTTCTTGGAAAAGCTGTAGAAG TAGTCTAAGCTGCTATGTCTTACGAGATACCAAGCTGACTGTTGGAAAGGTATATGGCTATATCCCACCAAGCATGCAGAGCTGGTTTACTTTAACCGGAGATAGG GAAATGGGGAGACTTGGTTCATCCTTGGCCACCGGCTTCCTTTCTGTAGAAGGCATCCCCAGGCAAGTGTTGGTAGTTGGTGCACCATCACAAG ACAGCAGATCTAGGATTGCATTTATAAGCTCAGTGCTGCACCAAGCAGGGACTGCTTTGATGTATGATTTGACGGACCCTGCCAAGCCATTTCTGCTGAGCACTTTCAGCGGGGACAGGAGATTTTCACGCTTCGGAGGAAATGTGCACCTGTGTGACCTAAACAATGATGGACTTG ACGAGATCATTGTGACCTCACCTCTTCGAGCAAAAGACATCATAGCTGGGCTGTTTGGAGGAGAGGCTGCACGTGTTTACATATTTAGTGGAAACCAGACCACCTCTGGACATGTGACAGAAAACTGCAAATCATGGACTTCGCCTTGTCCTGAAGACTGG GCACAGTATGTCATCCTTTCTCCTGAG GAAAAATCAAGATTTGGGAGTGCTGTGATCACAGTGAAATCTGGACAAAAG ACTGAAGTTGTAGTAGCAGCTGAGAGAAGCTCCCTAGAAGCTCGGCTAAGTGGCAGACTTTTTCTCTACACTTTTTAA
- the GPLD1 gene encoding phosphatidylinositol-glycan-specific phospholipase D isoform X3: protein MEAFKIWSVLAVLCSFCRKGTPCGLSTHIEIAHRALEFFSSPEGNVDYRKLILTHQDAYQAGSLYPDAFYSGICRNGLFHQVSEDTHWSPFLNTSIHYIRKNYPQPWGEATEKLVAFLFGIASHMVADVSWHSLGIEQGFLHAMAAIDFYGSYSDAHAAGDFGGDVLSQFELDFSYLEPSWYVPVKDLLSIYQELYGLKVITEDTIVDCTYLQFLELFGEMITVAKLYPIYARKSSFLVNKFHEYFLGGVDDMAFSSNNIFQLTSQMLENGTSGCFVPENPLYIRCKDEQTNAVIGIKQSKTEHYGQTTSSVAKSVGKNISYTERGVYFDVPPWTANYLQLSNSATAKGLRRVLSVTAQGSPNHVTKPSASYFLKTPYARLGWALISADINQDGYDDLVAGAPGYSRLGHIQIGRVYIVYGNESGLPHANLDLDQEADFILEGNKPSARFGSAVAVLDFNEDGVIDLAVGAPSVGSQELSYRGSVYVFFGNEGQGFRSLPNVTIACQEIYCNLGWSLLAADLDGDGDNDLVVGSPYAAAGGKQRGFVASFYSFFNRSSQDQLFLSDADWIVKGEKDYAWFGSSLSSVQLQNTTLLLIGSPSWKSCRSLSCYVLRDTKLTVGKVYGYIPPSMQSWFTLTGDREMGRLGSSLATGFLSVEGIPRQVLVVGAPSQDSRSRIAFISSVLHQAGTALMYDLTDPAKPFLLSTFSGDRRFSRFGGNVHLCDLNNDGLDEIIVTSPLRAKDIIAGLFGGEAARVYIFSGNQTTSGHVTENCKSWTSPCPEDWAQYVILSPEEKSRFGSAVITVKSGQKTEVVVAAERSSLEARLSGRLFLYTF from the exons ATGGAAGCTTTCAAGATCTGGTCTGTTCTAGCTGTACTTTGCAGTTTTTGCCGTAAAGGTACACCATGTGGCTTGTCAACACATATTGAAATAG CTCACAGAGCTCTGGAATTTTTCAgcagcccagaaggaaatgttgaCTATCGCAAG TTGATACTAACCCACCAAGATGCCTATCAAGCTGGAAGCCTGTATCCTGATGCCTTTTATTCTGGTATCTGCAGGAATG GGCTGTTCCATCAAGTATCTGAAGACACTCACTGGTCACCTTTTCTCAATACCAGTATCCATTACATCAGAAAGAACTATCCTCAGCCCTGGGGAGAG GCCACAGAGAAACTGGTGGCTTTCCTCTTTGGAATCGCTTCTCATATGGTGGCAGACGTGAGCTGGCATAGCTTGGGAATTGAACAAGGATTTTTACATGCCATGGCAGCT ATTGATTTTTATGGCTCATATTCAGATGCTCATGCTGCTGGTGATTTTG GAGGAGACGTGCTGAGCCAGTTTGAGCTTGATTTTAGTTATTTGGAACCAAGCTG GTATGTGCCAGTCAAAGATTTACTGTCAATCTACCAGGAACTTTATGGGCTGAAAGTAATAACTGAAGACACGATTGTTGACTGCACGTACCTGCAGTTTCTTGAACT GTTTGGTGAAATGATCACTGTCGCCAAG CTTTACCCCATCTATGCCAGGAAGTCCTCGTTTTTGGTGAACAAATTCCACGAATATTTTCTCGGTGGTGTGGATGATATGGCATTCTCATCAAATAACATTTTCCAGCTAACAAGTCAAATGTTAGAGAATGGAACAAG TGGCTGCTTTGTTCCTGAGAATCCTTTGTATATACGGTGTAAAGATGAACAAACAAATGCTGTCAT CGGAATCAAACAGTCCAAAACTGAGCACTACGGACAAACGACTTCTTCAGTGGCCAAATCAGTTGGAAAAAATATCAGCTACACAGAGCGAGGAGTTTATTTTGACGTGCCACCTTGGACAGCA AATTATCTTCAGTTGAGCAATAGTGCCACTGCAAAAGGTTTGAGGAGAGTGTTGTCAGTCACGGCACAAGGATCACCTAACCATGTCACCAAACCCAGTGCTTCATATTTTCTGAAAACTCCATATGCTAGACTTGGGTG GGCGTTGATTTCTGCTGACATAAACCAGGATGGCTACGATGACCTGGTAGCAGGAGCGCCCGGATACAGCCGGCTGGGACACATTCAGATAGGCCGTGTATATATTGTTTATGGTAACGAATCAGGTTTGCCTCATGCAAACTTGGACCTAGACCAGGAAGCAGATTTCATTCTGGAGGGGAATAAG CCGTCAGCAAGGTTTGGTTCTGCTGTAGCAGTTCTAGATTTCAACGAGGATGGTGTGATTGATCTAGCAGTGGGAGCCCCGTCTGTAGGATCACAGGAACTCAGTTACAGG GGCTCTGTATATGTATTTTTTGGCAATGAAGGACAAGGTTTCCGCAGCCTACCAAATGTCACCATAGCTTGTCAA GAAATATACTGTAACCTTGGCTGGTCACTGCTGGCAGCTGACCTTGATGGCGATGGAGACAATGATCTCGTAGTTGGTTCTCCTTACGCAGCTGCTGGTGGTAAACAAAGAGGATTTGTGGCTtcgttttattcatttttcaatAGAAGCAGCCAag ACCAGCTGTTCCTGTCAGATGCGGACTGGATAGTAAAAGGAGAAAAGGATTATGCATGGTTTGGATCATCACTCAGCAGCGTCCAACTTCAAAATACAACCTTGCTGCTTATCGGCAGTCCTTCTTGGAAAAGCTGTAGAAG TCTAAGCTGCTATGTCTTACGAGATACCAAGCTGACTGTTGGAAAGGTATATGGCTATATCCCACCAAGCATGCAGAGCTGGTTTACTTTAACCGGAGATAGG GAAATGGGGAGACTTGGTTCATCCTTGGCCACCGGCTTCCTTTCTGTAGAAGGCATCCCCAGGCAAGTGTTGGTAGTTGGTGCACCATCACAAG ACAGCAGATCTAGGATTGCATTTATAAGCTCAGTGCTGCACCAAGCAGGGACTGCTTTGATGTATGATTTGACGGACCCTGCCAAGCCATTTCTGCTGAGCACTTTCAGCGGGGACAGGAGATTTTCACGCTTCGGAGGAAATGTGCACCTGTGTGACCTAAACAATGATGGACTTG ACGAGATCATTGTGACCTCACCTCTTCGAGCAAAAGACATCATAGCTGGGCTGTTTGGAGGAGAGGCTGCACGTGTTTACATATTTAGTGGAAACCAGACCACCTCTGGACATGTGACAGAAAACTGCAAATCATGGACTTCGCCTTGTCCTGAAGACTGG GCACAGTATGTCATCCTTTCTCCTGAG GAAAAATCAAGATTTGGGAGTGCTGTGATCACAGTGAAATCTGGACAAAAG ACTGAAGTTGTAGTAGCAGCTGAGAGAAGCTCCCTAGAAGCTCGGCTAAGTGGCAGACTTTTTCTCTACACTTTTTAA
- the GPLD1 gene encoding phosphatidylinositol-glycan-specific phospholipase D isoform X1, whose amino-acid sequence MEAFKIWSVLAVLCSFCRKGTPCGLSTHIEIAHRALEFFSSPEGNVDYRKLILTHQDAYQAGSLYPDAFYSGICRNGLFHQVSEDTHWSPFLNTSIHYIRKNYPQPWGEATEKLVAFLFGIASHMVADVSWHSLGIEQGFLHAMAAIDFYGSYSDAHAAGDFGGDVLSQFELDFSYLEPSWYVPVKDLLSIYQELYGLKVITEDTIVDCTYLQFLELFGEMITVAKLYPIYARKSSFLVNKFHEYFLGGVDDMAFSSNNIFQLTSQMLENGTSGCFVPENPLYIRCKDEQTNAVIGIKQSKTEHYGQTTSSVAKSVGKNISYTERGVYFDVPPWTANYLQLSNSATAKGLRRVLSVTAQGSPNHVTKPSASYFLKTPYARLGWALISADINQDGYDDLVAGAPGYSRLGHIQIGRVYIVYGNESGLPHANLDLDQEADFILEGNKPSARFGSAVAVLDFNEDGVIDLAVGAPSVGSQELSYRGSVYVFFGNEGQGFRSLPNVTIACQEIYCNLGWSLLAADLDGDGDNDLVVGSPYAAAGGKQRGFVASFYSFFNRSSQDQLFLSDADWIVKGEKDYAWFGSSLSSVQLQNTTLLLIGSPSWKSCRSSLSCYVLRDTKLTVGKVYGYIPPSMQSWFTLTGDREMGRLGSSLATGFLSVEGIPRQVLVVGAPSQDSRSRIAFISSVLHQAGTALMYDLTDPAKPFLLSTFSGDRRFSRFGGNVHLCDLNNDGLDEIIVTSPLRAKDIIAGLFGGEAARVYIFSGNQTTSGHVTENCKSWTSPCPEDWAQYVILSPEEKSRFGSAVITVKSGQKTEVVVAAERSSLEARLSGRLFLYTF is encoded by the exons ATGGAAGCTTTCAAGATCTGGTCTGTTCTAGCTGTACTTTGCAGTTTTTGCCGTAAAGGTACACCATGTGGCTTGTCAACACATATTGAAATAG CTCACAGAGCTCTGGAATTTTTCAgcagcccagaaggaaatgttgaCTATCGCAAG TTGATACTAACCCACCAAGATGCCTATCAAGCTGGAAGCCTGTATCCTGATGCCTTTTATTCTGGTATCTGCAGGAATG GGCTGTTCCATCAAGTATCTGAAGACACTCACTGGTCACCTTTTCTCAATACCAGTATCCATTACATCAGAAAGAACTATCCTCAGCCCTGGGGAGAG GCCACAGAGAAACTGGTGGCTTTCCTCTTTGGAATCGCTTCTCATATGGTGGCAGACGTGAGCTGGCATAGCTTGGGAATTGAACAAGGATTTTTACATGCCATGGCAGCT ATTGATTTTTATGGCTCATATTCAGATGCTCATGCTGCTGGTGATTTTG GAGGAGACGTGCTGAGCCAGTTTGAGCTTGATTTTAGTTATTTGGAACCAAGCTG GTATGTGCCAGTCAAAGATTTACTGTCAATCTACCAGGAACTTTATGGGCTGAAAGTAATAACTGAAGACACGATTGTTGACTGCACGTACCTGCAGTTTCTTGAACT GTTTGGTGAAATGATCACTGTCGCCAAG CTTTACCCCATCTATGCCAGGAAGTCCTCGTTTTTGGTGAACAAATTCCACGAATATTTTCTCGGTGGTGTGGATGATATGGCATTCTCATCAAATAACATTTTCCAGCTAACAAGTCAAATGTTAGAGAATGGAACAAG TGGCTGCTTTGTTCCTGAGAATCCTTTGTATATACGGTGTAAAGATGAACAAACAAATGCTGTCAT CGGAATCAAACAGTCCAAAACTGAGCACTACGGACAAACGACTTCTTCAGTGGCCAAATCAGTTGGAAAAAATATCAGCTACACAGAGCGAGGAGTTTATTTTGACGTGCCACCTTGGACAGCA AATTATCTTCAGTTGAGCAATAGTGCCACTGCAAAAGGTTTGAGGAGAGTGTTGTCAGTCACGGCACAAGGATCACCTAACCATGTCACCAAACCCAGTGCTTCATATTTTCTGAAAACTCCATATGCTAGACTTGGGTG GGCGTTGATTTCTGCTGACATAAACCAGGATGGCTACGATGACCTGGTAGCAGGAGCGCCCGGATACAGCCGGCTGGGACACATTCAGATAGGCCGTGTATATATTGTTTATGGTAACGAATCAGGTTTGCCTCATGCAAACTTGGACCTAGACCAGGAAGCAGATTTCATTCTGGAGGGGAATAAG CCGTCAGCAAGGTTTGGTTCTGCTGTAGCAGTTCTAGATTTCAACGAGGATGGTGTGATTGATCTAGCAGTGGGAGCCCCGTCTGTAGGATCACAGGAACTCAGTTACAGG GGCTCTGTATATGTATTTTTTGGCAATGAAGGACAAGGTTTCCGCAGCCTACCAAATGTCACCATAGCTTGTCAA GAAATATACTGTAACCTTGGCTGGTCACTGCTGGCAGCTGACCTTGATGGCGATGGAGACAATGATCTCGTAGTTGGTTCTCCTTACGCAGCTGCTGGTGGTAAACAAAGAGGATTTGTGGCTtcgttttattcatttttcaatAGAAGCAGCCAag ACCAGCTGTTCCTGTCAGATGCGGACTGGATAGTAAAAGGAGAAAAGGATTATGCATGGTTTGGATCATCACTCAGCAGCGTCCAACTTCAAAATACAACCTTGCTGCTTATCGGCAGTCCTTCTTGGAAAAGCTGTAGAAG TAGTCTAAGCTGCTATGTCTTACGAGATACCAAGCTGACTGTTGGAAAGGTATATGGCTATATCCCACCAAGCATGCAGAGCTGGTTTACTTTAACCGGAGATAGG GAAATGGGGAGACTTGGTTCATCCTTGGCCACCGGCTTCCTTTCTGTAGAAGGCATCCCCAGGCAAGTGTTGGTAGTTGGTGCACCATCACAAG ACAGCAGATCTAGGATTGCATTTATAAGCTCAGTGCTGCACCAAGCAGGGACTGCTTTGATGTATGATTTGACGGACCCTGCCAAGCCATTTCTGCTGAGCACTTTCAGCGGGGACAGGAGATTTTCACGCTTCGGAGGAAATGTGCACCTGTGTGACCTAAACAATGATGGACTTG ACGAGATCATTGTGACCTCACCTCTTCGAGCAAAAGACATCATAGCTGGGCTGTTTGGAGGAGAGGCTGCACGTGTTTACATATTTAGTGGAAACCAGACCACCTCTGGACATGTGACAGAAAACTGCAAATCATGGACTTCGCCTTGTCCTGAAGACTGG GCACAGTATGTCATCCTTTCTCCTGAG GAAAAATCAAGATTTGGGAGTGCTGTGATCACAGTGAAATCTGGACAAAAG ACTGAAGTTGTAGTAGCAGCTGAGAGAAGCTCCCTAGAAGCTCGGCTAAGTGGCAGACTTTTTCTCTACACTTTTTAA